In the Saccharococcus thermophilus genome, TCTTTAGGATTAAAAGACCGTTCTTTCATTTGGATGAACACATATCTTTTTGAACATTGCTATCTCGATGTAGAAATCAAACGAACCAAAGCCAAAATTGGCCGTTTAACCCATCGTTTGTATCGATTAGAACAAAAGAAAACGAAATTAAAAGAGTATATCCCAAGTGTCGTGTTCGGAGGCAAAAAGTTGTTTAAACAGCAATTTACGAAAGAAGAATTTATAAAGGACCACGAATCTTGGAGAAAACTCTTTTTAGCTGCGCGAAATAAAGAAATGATCATCTCCGGCCGGAAAGATGCCGGTTCTGGAAACTTTGTATTCCATTACAATCCAGCAACCAATGAACTTCATATGACCTCCATAGGAGGCAGGGGGGTGATTTTTCCTGAAGTTGTGTTTCCATACGGGCAAGAGATCGTAAATAAAGCGGTGACAGATCAAATCCAATGTAAAAACAAAAAAGAGTATGGTAAACCGATTTCTTGGTCGATCGAAGATCACGGGGAATACTATATTATCAAATGTTTGGTGGATGTAGAATCGAATCCATATATTCATTTTTCTACCTCTGACGGAGTGATCGGAGTAGATTGCAATTACAATCACATTGCTTGGACAAATGTTTCGAAAGACGGAAACTTTTTGGAAAGTGGAAAATTAACGTTTTCGATAGAAGGGAAAACTTCGGGCCAGATTACAAAAATCATGGAAGCAGAAGCCATTGCTTTAGTGGATATTGCGGTTCGAAAGAAAAAACCTATTGTTTTGGAAAAGTTGGATACCACCTTATCCAAAACAGGGAATCGATACGGCAACAAAAAAGCAAATCGAATGAAGAGTATGTTCGCGTATCGAAAAATGATACAAGCGATCAAAAGCCGTGCCGACAAAATGGGAGTTGCTGTTATAGAAGTGAATCCGGCTTTTACTTCTGTCTCTGGGAAACTGAAATATATGCGCAAATTCGGTATCTCTATCCACCAAGCAGCTGCATTTACGATTGGCCGTCGAGGATTAGGATATAAAGAAAAAACTCCAAAGGTGCTGAAAAAATATATCCCGAAAAATACTTCGCATCATTGGAAGCATTGGTCTATTTTAGATAAAAAGTTTTCTGTTCGAACACATACGCTGTATCATCTTTTCAATGTGAACCAACCACACCAAGGAATAGATGTATTTCACCCATCGTTGTTAGAAGAAGAAAAACGTCAATTAATAAAAGCTTTATCGTAATAAACTATTAGAATATCATTATTTCTTGAAGTTTTAGAACAGAAGAACGCATTGTACCAGTCTCTTACTCTCGTCACCGGAGCAGATGGCGATTCTAGGAGCTGGGTGCATTGCAATGCGTTCTTTGGATGCCATACGAATGGAAGATGGTGTACCTTCTATATGTGCTTTCATAGGCATATAGCTGGTCGTCCCGAAAGGATACTTCGGACATCTTGTATGGCTACTCCTCTCGTTGAACGGAGGGGGGTCTTGGAACCTTTGAGCAACTATGGCCAGAGGAAACAAGAATCCCCCACTTCCACCGGCATTAGCCGGTAAGTGGGGGTAGTTCAATGTTGAATATGGTTGAAAATATCGTACATCGGCACGATAATCGAGGTGACAATCGTCCCGACAACACCCGAAAGCATCACGATCATCAGCGGTTCGATAAGCGATTTAAGCCGGTCGGTGCCGGCGTCGACTTCCGCCTCGTAAAAATCGGCGACTTTTGCCAGCATCGCGTCTAGCGACCCCGTTTCTTCGCCAATCGCGATCATTTGCGTCACCAGCGGAGGAAACGCCCAATGCCGCTTCATCGGCTCCGCGAGCGATCCGCCACGCTCGAGCGAGTCGCGCGCCTGCTTCATCACTTTCGCAATCACTTCGTTTTCGACAACATTTTCGACAATCGCCAGCGCCTGCAAAATCGGAACAGAGCTGGAAAACAGCGAGCTTAGCGTCCGCGTCATCCACGCCAGCGCCGCCTTTTGCACGAGCTTTCCGAAAATAGGGATGCGCATTGCGACGTAGTCAAGATAATATTTTGTTTTCTTTTGTTTTTTCATCAATGAAAACAAGACATATATCGCTATGAACGCAATGATGACGAGCCACCAGTATGTTTGCATCACTTCGCTTGCTTTTAAAATAAACCTAGTGATTGCCGGCAATTCGGCATGGAAATCGGCAAACATTTGGACAAAGGTTGGGACGACAGCGACTAATAAGAAGATAACGACGGCAACGGCAATGATCGCGACCGCTGTCGGATAAGCCAGAGCCGATACGATTTTTTGCCGCGTGCGATGCACTTTTTCAAAATGGTCGGCGAGCCGCTCCAACGTTTCATCCATGCTGCCGCTTGCTTCTCCTGCCCTTACCATGTTGACAAACAGCGGTGGAAATATGCGCGGATGTTTCGCCGCGGCAGCGGAAAGAGAATTTCCGGAGCGAAGCGATTCTTCAATATCGATGAGCGCTTTTTTAAGCGCTTTGCTTTCCGTCTGGCTCGCCAAAATGCGAGTCGAATCGACAATCGGTACACCCGCGCGGATCAGCGTCGCAAACTGGCGCAAGTAAATGACGAAATCTTGCAGCTTTACCGCTTTGCCAAACGTAATTTCCTTGTTTAATAACGTTTGCGGCGCTTCGGAGATTTCCATGACTCTTACGCCTTTTTGCCGCAATTTCAGCACCGCATCCCGCTTGGACTCGCTTGTAATCGTACCGCGCTGCCATCGTCCTTTCATATCCCGGCCTTCATATTTAAATTGAGGCATGTTCGTTGCCACGCTCCTGTGCAAGATACATTTCGGCCACTTCAAGATCGATCAATCCCGCCTGCATCAGCTCTTTTATGCTCATTGCCAGCGTATGCATGCCGAGCGCGCGGCTCGTCTGCATGACGTTGACAATTTGATGCACTTTCTCGTTGCGGATTAAGTTCGCCACCGCAGCGTTGTTGATTAAAATTTCTGTCGCCGCTACCCGCCCCGTTTTTTGCGGTGTTGGAAAAAGGCGCTGCGCGATAATTGCAACAAGCACGGAAGCAAGCTGGATGCGGATTTGCGCTTGCTGGGCGGGCGGAAACACGTCAATGATGCGGTCAATCGTGGCCGGGGCGCTCGCCGTATGCAATGTGCCAAGCACAAGATGCCCGGTTTCCGCGGCGGTAATCGCCGTATGAATCGTTTCTAAATCGCGCATTTCTCCAACTAAAATGACATCAGGGGCCTGTCTCAACGCGGCGCGCAGGCCGTTGGCAAAGTTGTTTGTATCAAAGCCGACTTCCCGTTGATCGATAATGCAGCCGCCGTGTTTATGCAAATATTCAATCGGGTCTTCGAGCGTAATAATGTGCTTGCGCATCGTTTTGTTCATATAATCAATCATTGCCGCCAGCGTCGTCGATTTTCCGCTTCCGGTCGGTCCAGTCACCAGCACGAGCCCTTGCGGCTTTTCGGCAATGCGCTTGATCACTTCCGGAAGCCTTAATTCATCGATCGTCGGGATTTTTGTCGGTATAATCCGGATGGCAAGCGAAATGCATGACCGCTGTTTAAACACATTGATACGGAAGCGGGAAACGCCTGGTATCCCGTAGGAAAAATCCAATTCTCCTTTTTGCTGAAACTGGAGCCACAGCTCCTGCGGAATGATCGCCTTCGCCATTCCTTCCGTATCTTCCGGACGAAGCACATCTTGTCCATATTTTTTTAATTCGCCATGAATGCGGAAAATCGGTGGAACGCCAACCGTTAAATGAACATCGGAAGCTTTCACTTCAAAGGCAGCACGCAGCAAAGCGTCGAGCTTCTCTTTCATGTTTCTCACCTTTTAACTTAAAATCGCCACTTTCAACACTTCTTCGAGCGTCGTTAATCCTTGCTTGACTTTTAACAATCCGTCATCGATCAAAAAAATCATCCGATTTTTAATGGCAAGCTCGCGCAGTTTCGAAAACGGCTCTTTGTTTAAAATGACGCGCCGCATTTCTTCCGTCATGACAAGGAGCTCGTGAATCGCCATCCGTCCGCGATAGCCCGTCATATTGCACGTTGGACAGCCGCGGCCGCGAATAAGCTTATCGATTTTCATGCCGCGGCGGGCGAAAATTTCGATTTCCCGCTTTGTCGGTTCCTGCTCTTCCTGGCAGTCGCGGCAGACACGGCGAACGAGCCGCTGCGAAACAACCCCAGCGAGCGATGTCGCCACTAAAAACGGCTCAATTCCCATATCGATGAGGCGGGTGATCGTGCTTAAAGCATCGTTCGTATGCAGGGTGCTTAGCACTAAATGGCCAGTCAAAGAAGCGCGAATCGCCACTTCCGCCGTCTCGCGGTCGCGAATCTCCCCGACCATAATAATGTTCGGGTCTTGGCGCAAAATCGAACGCAACCCTTGGGCAAACGTCAAGCCAACGTTCGGGTTGACTTGAATTTGATTGATTCCTTCTATCTGGTATTCGACAGGATCTTCGATCGTAATAATGTTGACTTCTTCACTGTTTAAATGGTTGAGAGCCGCATAGAGCGTCGATGATTTTCCCGACCCGGTCGGTCCGGTAATCAAGACGATTCCTGTCGGCCGTTCAATCAGCTCGATAAACCGCTGCAAGTTTAGTTGATTAAAGCCAAGTTTATGAATATCGTTCAGCGCCGCTCCCAAATCGAGCACGCGCATCACGATTTTTTCACCGTAGATGGTCGGCAATGTAGAAACGCGCAAATCGACCGGGTGAAAATCGATGTCCATTTTAATCCGGCCGTCTTGTGGAATGCGATGTTCCGTAATATCCATGTTGGCTAAAATTTTAATTCTGGCCGTCAGCATGCTTTGCATATGTTTTGGCAGCGCGCGGTCGGTCCGCAATACGCCGTCAACGCGGTAGCGGATTAACACTTTCGTTTCTTGCGGATCAATATGGATATCGCTCGCCCGCTGTTCGACGGCCAGCTGCAAAATTTGATTGACCAGGCGGACAATCGGAGAATCCTCTTCGGGAATTCGTTCCTCTTCCCTCGTCTCCGGCGCCGGTGCCATTTGCAAAAAATCTTCGACAGATTCATCCATGTCATAATATTTGTTAATCGTACGCAAAATATCGTCTTTTGAAGCGATCGCCGTTTCAATGTGAAATCCTGTCGAAAGACGCAAATCATCAATGACAAAAAAGTCCATCGGGTCCGCCATCGCGACAAGCAGACGGTCGCCCTCAATTTTTAACGGCATCACCATATGCCGCTTCGCAAATTCTTTAGAGATCAAGTTGGTCGCTTTTGGATCGATCGGATAGCGATATAAGCTGACATGCGGAATGCCTAATTGAAATTCGAGCACCTCGATTAACTGCTGCTCCGTAATATATCCCAGCTGCAAAAGCGCATCGCCCAGCTTTTGCCCAGGCGCTTTTTCCTTTAACGCTTCTTGCAGCTGCGCCTCGGTAATTAAACCAGCTTCCACTAATAAATCGCCCAACCGTTTTCGCTCTTGTTTTTTCTTCATCCTCATCCCTACTTTTCACGGTTATCGTTCACTTGGCTGTTAGAAACGTTTGTGGAAGGCGTTTGGCCATTTTCCGATTGTCCGTCTGTAGATGGGCTCTGCTGATTCTCTTGCTTTTCGCCCGCTTGCTCGCTGTTTTTCGTCTCATTGTTCGCTTGTTGCTCGTTATTGGCCGGCTGTTGTGGAGAAGTTGGATTTTCGCTCATATTGGATTGCGTGTCCCCTACCTCTAAACCACGGAGTTCGATCGTATACGTTGGAGGATAAAAGTCTTCAGCAATGGTCTCGGCTCGTACAAGATGATGCTGTCCATCGTACGTTTCCCTCGTTACTTTCACGAGCATTCCCCGTTTGCCGCTTTGTTTTAATTGACGTTCCCCGGGACGAAGGAGCGGGCTATATTGAACGACCGTTCTCGGTTCGAAATATTCGATATCTCCTACTTTGACAACATATTGATAAGCAAACGGCAGCCCAACAAGCGTTACGCGCAGGCCGGCTTTGGCTTTTTGAAACACGAGCGTATAAGCGGTGGTGTTTGGATTATAAAATTGCAAGTCGCGGCGGTCGTCGACCTTTGCTTCATATCCAATCTCAATTCCATCAGGCAGTTCACGGCTTGTATTCCGTTCGATGATCATAAAATTAGTCGGCAAAATCGTTTGATAAATCGCCGAGGCGATGGTGCTCATCGCTTCCGAAGAAAAGGATTTTCCTGCTTCTTTCATATAGGAAACAAGAGAAAAAATTTGTTTTCCTTTTATTACAATCGCTGGATTCGTAGAAAGCCACTCCGATAGTTCGCTATTGCTTGTTTGTATCGTGGCAGAGCTCACTGGCTGCAGCGCTTCCCTGCCGCGTGAAACGTAGACAGCGAGATCAAGCGGCTGCGTTGGCATTTGTAAGCGAGCAGCGAGATCGACTAAGTCGTTTTCTAACTTTTTGAGATTGATAGATGAAACGAGCGAGGGAGGCAGCAGCTTTTGGATGATGGCCGAACACGCTTGCATATCCACGAGCACGAAAAGCGGCGCTGGTCGTCCAGAAACCATTTGCGCTAGGCTTTGTTCCGTTTGAAACGTAAATAGCGATGCAGGAATGACATCTTTCTTTTCCTGGTACATCACGGGGATGGAAGCACTCGCTTTCCATTCGTTGACTTTGTTCTCCACCGTTTGCAGCGCTTCCTGCTTCGTTTTTCCTGCCAGCGAAATCGGGCCAATCATAGTTCCTGCAGGCAGACGGTCGGTGTCAGCGAAAAACGTTTCGTAAGCTAACACCCCTATTTGCGAAAAACTAATGAAATAAATCGTGCAAATGGCCGTGATGGCAAACAATTTTACCGCAGCAATGCTTCTCACCGCCTACCTCTCCCCTTTTCTTTATGCTTCCACGTTCATCGACAGATCGACAATCACGCTTGGTCCTTCATCCTGCGCTTTTTGAATATGCTCTTCCGTCAATACGGTGCCAGCCGCAATCAGCACGTTTCCATTTTTATCGAAAATATCTTTCGTAACCCGCTTTCCTCTTAAAAGGGCAATTTGCTTTTCCCGCAATGCTTGCAGCGCTTCGATGTTTTCCGCTTCCTCTACCATCGCTTCAATATTGGAATGCCACGCAGACACCTCTTCCTGTTCAGGAGCTGTCTGTTCATCAAAAGCATCCTCCGCCGCTGCTTCCCCTTCCTGCCGCGAAATAAGCGAACGGGCTTCGTCAAGCAAAGATTGCGGCGCATCTTCGCTGACCACTAAAATATCTTTTCCGTACGTCAATATCGATGCAGATGGCAACACCGCCTGGCGGTCGCCAACACGCAATTCGACGCCAATAATTTCCCCTGTTTCTTCATCGACAAAAAACTCGGTTACCTCGCCTAGCAGCTGTCCTTTTCTCGTCATCGCTTTCGTATTTTTAATGCGAATTTGTTTGTTGACAAGCTGGTTGGCAATCGGAATTTCCGACAAATCAATGACATCGTGAACATTTTCTACCGTTACGGCGAATTCGCCGATGCCGACTACTTTTTTAAACGGGATCGCTTTTAAGCTTAGCTGCACATCTTCTTGCTCCACGGTCAAAAAATCGAGCGAACCTTTTTCCGGATTAATGACGAGCGTTTTGACTTTCCCGATTTGTGCGCCGTCAGAAATGCTAATAATCGGAAGACCAATGATTTGTGCACTATTTTTCATGCTTTTCACCACACCCATTTTGTAATTTCTCTACCATTTGCTGAAGAAATTGAATTTCCGCATGTATGATTGGATAGGAACGGAATTTTTCCTCAAGCTGGACAAGCCATGTGGCAAGTCGGTCGTATTGTTTTTCTATTACATAATGTTCCATTAATAGACGGGCAAATACATAATAATTTTCATCAGGCAACGGGGCTTGCAAACATTGCGTCAGATATTGTTCATATCGCAACGGATCCATATGCTTACGGTTTAAGCGAAGCTCATCGGCCACGGTTCGAATCACTTCCGACCGCACTTGCGAAATAAGAGAACCATTTTCTGGCGCCTTTTTGCCGGCTTCCTGTTCCACAACGGATTGCTCTTTTTCGCCTACATCGTGCTCCTGCTCCGCCAGCTGATATCCGTCGGCTATTTCCGTTCCTTCTTCTATTGTTTCACGCCATACCGCTTCTCTAAGATTCGCTTCCCGAACTTCTATTTCTTCCGGAATAATTTCCTCCCATTCCACGCCACTCTCTTCTTCTGCCTCTAAACCGTTTTCGTTAAGCGATAAATGGTCGGTAAGCACGTCCCAAGTATGTAAATTCGACAGTTTCTCTTCGCCGTCCGCTTCTGCTTCTTGCGTCGCCGCAGGAATGACGGTCATCTGTTCTTCCAGCTCTGGCGTCACCGCAACAGGCAATTCATCCAGCAGCTCTGCATACGGAGCGGCCGCAGGCAATAGCGGCTCAACGCTTTCTTCTTCGTGCGGATCGGCGATTTCCATTGTTTCCCAAACCATTTCGCCTTCACTGCCATGTTCCGGCTGTTTTTCCTCCACGGCCACTTCTGAAAGCAGCTCGTCCAATGCCGGCGTTTCCTTTTGCTTTTCCTCGGCATTTTCCACCGTTGCTTCGATGCGTTCGACATCCGCAGCCGCTTCGAACGGCAATTCATCGACCATGATGATTTCCTCTTCTTCATCTGCCGTTAAACTTTTTTGCGAAACGTCGCCCGCCGTTTCGACCTGCATTGCTATTTCTTCTAGCGGTGTTTCATCTGCTATTGCCTCTCTCTCACGTAAAACATCTATATTTTTACTAACAGCATCGAAAGTTTTGCCTGCCTGTTCATCTTGTGCTTCAAATTCATCATCATCCACTTGTTTTTCTTTGTAAAAAACATGGGCAAATTGCCGATGAAGTAAATAGGTCACAGCGATCATGAGTAATCCTACTAATAAAACAAGCTGCCACATAGAAAAAAAGGGTTTTGCAATGAAAGAAAGAAAAGAGAGCAACATGGCAATCAGCAGCACTACAATTTTCCCAACACTGCTTAGTCCAACAGGGAGAACCAGTAAAAGCGGGAGCGCCAGAACAAAAGCAATAACCATAAAAATAGCGTGCTTCAATATGTCACCCCGTTTCCCGATAGCATGACAAGACTATTTTCCTAAAAAACTGCAATATCGGACTCTAACATATTGTATAATAAAGTTACATATTTTGAAAGAAGGGTATAGCAAATGGCGCAAAAGAAATTTCCTATCATCCACCGCGCGAACGGATTTACGTTGCTCGAAGTGCTATTGTCCATTACGATTTTATCTACCGTCGCGATCGGTATGTTCTATTTCTTTACTAACGCCATGAAATATACGACATATAATCAAGGAAAAACGGTGGCGATCAACATCGCCCGCGGCGTGTTGGCCTATATGGAACGCCTTGATTTTACAACATTAAAACAGTATGTGGATAAGGAACTGCACGATTCCAACATGCCGTTTGTTAAACTAAACGCTTCTAGCTGCAATCTTCCGCTGTTTGAAGAAAAGCAAGTGTGCGAGGCGCTACTCCGCCCCACGATCAATAATGTTACATATGATGAAACTCGCATTCATGTATTTCTTATTCCATATAACGATAAAGAAGCGTGGGACAAGCTGAAAGCATCCCCGCCAGAGGAGTTTCCAGCTTCATTAAAAGAGGAGATTCGCAACGAAAATATCGAAAATCTGGACACGGATTTGCAAAACTATTTGCTAAAAATTTATGTGATCGTGCGCTGGGGCGACCGAGCCGATGAGTCGGAATGGGTAGAAGGGGTCATTGCTAATGAGACGATACGTTAATAATTCAAACGGACTATCTCTTGTCGAACTGTTAGCCGCCATTACCATTTCTTCCTTTATCCTCGTCTCTATTTATGGCGTGTTTTTCAGCGGATTGAATGCGTATAAGCGAATTTATATCGAAAATGAGCTGCGCAGCGAAGCTGATTATCTCGTGGCGACGATTATGAATAGACTGTATCAATTTTCTCCCGATGGCCTCAACATGGAAGAAACAACGAATCAGCAGCTGCAGTTTGTAACCGATCGCCAAAAAGTGATTAATCCGTCCGTCGGCATGGTCGAAGAGCAAAAAACGAGCGGTGAAACGCTCACTGTTTCTTTGCAGCAGGATACAGTGCTGCTCAATGGAGAACAGCTTTCGTCCGCGCATTTAAAAATTGTTTCCAGCCAGTCCGAGCTTTCATATCGCTGTGCGAAACAAGAAGAAAATATTTGCCGAAGCGGCGTCGTTACCATTATGCTTACCGTCCAAGACCGAGATCACGACGATCCAAACGATTTGCTGTATATCAAACCGTTTACATTAAAAACCGAATTCGGATTTTAAAGGGAGTGGGCGCATGGACGAAAAAGGATATAGTTTAGTCGTCACCCTCTTGATGATTACTATCTTTTTTTTTGCTCGGTTTAACGATTTTATCTGTCTCCATTTATCAGGCAAGATTTACAGAAGTGCGCGTGCAAGACATTGAATCGCTTCATGAAGCGACAAAAGCTATCGAGGAAACGATTGCGGAAATAAAGGTAGCTATTTCGAAACCTTCTTTTGAACTGTCTACTCCTAGAAATTTGGATACACAATTGGCTACGCTGCTTCCTGCTTTAGAGCAGCGCTATGGGGTAAAGATTCAGGACGTAACAACAGACTATCAGATCGATCGCGATAAATTGTTCACCCGCGTTTTTTTACTTTCCAAACCATACGGCAGCAAAACGATGGAAAGACGGGTGATTTTGACGAATACGCCAAGCTTTTTAAAATATGCGATCGGGTCGACAAAAGACGTGATTTTAAATGGCGGCGCGTATATAGACGGAAATATGTATGCCGGGGAAAATGCATATATCACCAACGTCGCCAACTACATTGACAACTCGCAAAAATATATAGAGCAAACATCCTTTCCAACGGCAAGCAAAACAAGTGTGTTCTTTGTCAACGGAAATAGTTACTCGTGCGACCATCAAAACGGGGCGAGCGCCTGCTATACGTTTTCCAATCATACATTCGAGCGCGTGAAGGCTAATTTTTCCCCGGGCTTCCGTTTTCAGTCGCAATCTCCTTCCGTTCAAAAAGAAAAAGAAGAGTTTATAGATGTGGATTTTGAATGGACGGTAAAAGATAAACTGTTAAACGCGGCGGGAATACGAACGTTTAGCGATGAATACGAGAGCCACATTCAGAAAAGCGTCGAACAGCTTATCAACGATCTCGAAAACCGTTTTACCATTTTCGATAGCATGCCATCGCTGCTTGCGCATATCGATTCAACGAATCAATCCGTCCTTCTGCAATCGAACGATTCGTCATTATTTTTCCTTGACCGTGGGGAACTTGATTTGCAAGACAAATGGCTGATTGTCAACGGCGATCTCTTTTTAGGAAACAGCGTCAACGAGCCAACAAAAGTGCAAGGAAATATTATTGTGCTCGGCAATTTGACGATCAGCGGCGATATTCAGCTTGATTCGACGATTTACGTCCTTGGGCGCACACTCGTTTATAACGCTAATATCGCTGGATGGAACAATAAAGAAGTCGTGCTTCTTTCCAAAGGACCGTTGGAAATCGCGCGAATCAATGAGTTTGAAAACAACTTTTCTTTTGAGCAGCCGAACTTAAAAGGATACTTTTATACCGACAGCAACGCGGTGCTGTATGCAGTCGGATCTTATATCAATATTCAAGGCGGATTGTTCGCGCGCGGCAACGAGCTTGAAAGCGCGCCCGATTCGGACGTTTCCGGACTCGTCATCAACGCTTATCGGGGCGCGGCGACAAAACAAGGCGGACTTATTTCCTTCATTCCTCCTTCATCGCCGGATCAAACAGAAGAATCCCGGCTTGTCATCCGCCACGACCCGAATGTCTTGATCGACCGCGGCGAAGGTTTGCCGTTTGTGAAAAAGCTGTCTCTCGTCGTTGACAAGCTAATCGTAAAATAAAATGACACAGGAATGAATAATCGGATGCCATCTTTTTGGAGTTAAAAAGAAAGGGGCCTAAAAGCGAATGTTTTTAGGCTCCCTTTTTGTTTTACCATCTATTCTTTCCGCTTTCTCCATCGCCTCCTGAAGACGATTTCTCTTGGACAACCACTATGATCGAATCTTTGATTTCTTGCCCATCCTTCGTTTTTGCATTGGCAATCGCGGTAATCGTTGAATATCCGACATCTTTGGCAACGATATACCATTTGCCTTGCTGCTGGCGCGCTTCGACATATTCCGGAGCGGTCGATTGTACGGAGTAGAGACGCTTATCGGTAGCATTTTCTGGATCAAAAGTTAGTTGAGATTGAACGTCCAGCTCTTGGCCTACCGTCATATATAAAACGGGCTGTTGGAAATGGATCGCTTTGAGCGGCACGAACGGGTCAATGACCGTAATGATCGCTTTTGCCGCCACGTTGCTGCCGTCTGTCGCTTTCACCGTAATCTCTGCCGTCCCCGGATGAACGGCCGTGACTGTTCCGTCCTCCACCGTCGCGACGTCCGGATTGCTTGAAGTCCATTGCAATGTTTTATTCGTCGCATCGTCCGGCAAGATCGTAACCGGAATCGTCTGCGTTTCGCCAATTTCCATCGCTTGTTTATAGTCTCCTAATGTTAATTGACGAATCAGCTTTATATACGTAAGCGATACAGTGGTAATGCCGTCTCCTTTTGTTAATCCGCCTTTTGACCTAATGGATATCGTCGAAACGCCGTCCCAAGTGATTGGAATTTCATACGGGGAATCCAGCGGCCTCCAGCTGTTGTCTTGCTTTGGATTCTCCACTTTATACTCATACGTAACTCCTTCTCCGGCCACGACATCCGTCATTTTGGCGGTCGGCTGTTCCGTCACCGTCGCGCCGCTTGCGACAGACTGACCGCTTGCCGTTACAATCGCGACATGCGGTTTTAAGGAGAGGGATACGGTTTGGTCATTATTGTACGTCACCAAAAGAACCGAATCATCGTCATCCTTATATTGCAGCGCCTTTACCGGAAGCATAAGCAACCCATAATTGTTCGGATGTTTCGTCGTTCCAAGCAAATTGGTTGCCGAATCAAGCTCTTGCCATTTTGTAATAAGGCCGCGGCTGTCTCCTTCGTAATACATATCAGGAAATTCACCCAAGCGGACTTTCATTGCGATCCGCTGCGAAGGGGGAGTTAAAGATGCCGTCTGCGCCCCATATTTGCTATCTTGAAAAGAAACGGTAGCCGGCGGCAATTGCACCCCTTCCATCGCCCAATTCGCTTGAAGCGTCAATTCGGCGGTAATCTGGTTGTTATTTAGTTTCTTATAGTCGATGACCGTATTCGGAAACGCAATCTCGGCATATTGGACGCCGTTTTTTGTATATACGGTCACGTTTTGTGACGGAATAGCTGTAATTCCGTCCGGAAGCGGTTGAATCAGCTTGATGTTGCTGATGTTCCCGGATGCGTTTCCGACGTAACCCGTCGCCATCAGCGAGTAGGTTGCCTTGAATTGATTCGTATCCCCGTCTGCGTTGCCGAATTTCACTAAATCGCCGACATCCCTTGTGATTCCTTGCAGCGTCACCGTTCCGTCAAATGACGGCGGCACCTCGTCTTTCACGACAACGGTCACCGATTTCGTCATTGGCGGCTGCAATTCCCCGTAAACGTTGCGATACGTCAATTCCGCGTTAAACGTATATGTCCCTTTCGCTTTAAACAGCACCGGAATCGAAATAGTAACAGGAGGCGGTGTCGGTTGTCCTACTTTATATGGAATCGAAAACGTGATATAGGCGTTTTCTTTCTTATCATCGAGCCAAACTTGATCCGTCTCGACGAT is a window encoding:
- a CDS encoding PRC-barrel domain-containing protein — its product is MKNSAQIIGLPIISISDGAQIGKVKTLVINPEKGSLDFLTVEQEDVQLSLKAIPFKKVVGIGEFAVTVENVHDVIDLSEIPIANQLVNKQIRIKNTKAMTRKGQLLGEVTEFFVDEETGEIIGVELRVGDRQAVLPSASILTYGKDILVVSEDAPQSLLDEARSLISRQEGEAAAEDAFDEQTAPEQEEVSAWHSNIEAMVEEAENIEALQALREKQIALLRGKRVTKDIFDKNGNVLIAAGTVLTEEHIQKAQDEGPSVIVDLSMNVEA
- a CDS encoding type IV pilus modification PilV family protein, giving the protein MAQKKFPIIHRANGFTLLEVLLSITILSTVAIGMFYFFTNAMKYTTYNQGKTVAINIARGVLAYMERLDFTTLKQYVDKELHDSNMPFVKLNASSCNLPLFEEKQVCEALLRPTINNVTYDETRIHVFLIPYNDKEAWDKLKASPPEEFPASLKEEIRNENIENLDTDLQNYLLKIYVIVRWGDRADESEWVEGVIANETIR
- a CDS encoding PulJ/GspJ family protein, with translation MRRYVNNSNGLSLVELLAAITISSFILVSIYGVFFSGLNAYKRIYIENELRSEADYLVATIMNRLYQFSPDGLNMEETTNQQLQFVTDRQKVINPSVGMVEEQKTSGETLTVSLQQDTVLLNGEQLSSAHLKIVSSQSELSYRCAKQEENICRSGVVTIMLTVQDRDHDDPNDLLYIKPFTLKTEFGF
- a CDS encoding VWA domain-containing protein, giving the protein MIITSFFYVRPRFVQADTKKDGNITLVTEERIEGWATSPGEGDGKGNTISYFLVHIQVKGQDSTEVRYRADAIEVPADRNGEKKYTFSLDMAGKWPAAGKSAAYEIVVDAYRTLGNGQEELYFTFPSTPYEYIKDSTTNNAALDFTFTASQDEYAKPPNGDAQGRLDVTLIPKGKIDSLVRPPIDVVFVFDVSGSMSFMKLQSAKYALQSAVDYFKTNANPNDRFALIPFSDTVKNVVPFSAKQDVKAQLDLIASTANSLTAGGGTNYSAALQTAQSFFNDPSRKKYIIFLTDGMPTVLRTKEKVTFNFLGITWTETADVEYTLFADGRTAMRTAYSQYGIRQSWYVNYQDTETKIRTDAINVAKNLGMNNITLYSIGFGDNQDVDMNYLEKLSATTGGQAKQGTPQNLTEIFQQFSKLATDPVLSGTIKIPLTSFGGNVQIVETDQVWLDDKKENAYITFSIPYKVGQPTPPPVTISIPVLFKAKGTYTFNAELTYRNVYGELQPPMTKSVTVVVKDEVPPSFDGTVTLQGITRDVGDLVKFGNADGDTNQFKATYSLMATGYVGNASGNISNIKLIQPLPDGITAIPSQNVTVYTKNGVQYAEIAFPNTVIDYKKLNNNQITAELTLQANWAMEGVQLPPATVSFQDSKYGAQTASLTPPSQRIAMKVRLGEFPDMYYEGDSRGLITKWQELDSATNLLGTTKHPNNYGLLMLPVKALQYKDDDDSVLLVTYNNDQTVSLSLKPHVAIVTASGQSVASGATVTEQPTAKMTDVVAGEGVTYEYKVENPKQDNSWRPLDSPYEIPITWDGVSTISIRSKGGLTKGDGITTVSLTYIKLIRQLTLGDYKQAMEIGETQTIPVTILPDDATNKTLQWTSSNPDVATVEDGTVTAVHPGTAEITVKATDGSNVAAKAIITVIDPFVPLKAIHFQQPVLYMTVGQELDVQSQLTFDPENATDKRLYSVQSTAPEYVEARQQQGKWYIVAKDVGYSTITAIANAKTKDGQEIKDSIIVVVQEKSSSGGDGESGKNRW